In Nocardioides sp. JQ2195, a genomic segment contains:
- a CDS encoding FAD-dependent oxidoreductase: protein MSRKTKSASKAHPHLLSAGRIGVMELSNRVVLPAMDMNVCVDGEIEQADIDHYVARAAGGTGLIITGASAVAYPVGATSTKEPGLSDDRFLPGLTALAEAVHAAGSKLCVQSTHHGKVARIDTLNGRPLLVPSEPDYAVDMGALADNTIEELTKMGSVTAGRKPTFHTATADDISWLVETWVDAADRVMRSGADAIEIHCAHGYILGAFLNQRDNRRTDEYGGSLENRARLACEVIAAVKAAVGDRLAVIVRVAGAEFGQEGGLTNEESCAASALFEKAGADAIHVTGWGRNPFANFTDGPLPNRVGAYVDLAAEVKKHVGIPVITVGRVLPDVGEQAIAEGRADFVAMGRQLLADPDLVNKLAAGAPEQVRPCINCYVCVQENFWDDTPLCAVNPALGVSPPLVPEPAEAKKHVLVVGAGPGGLETARVLTERGHRVTVIDKSDRLGGTLWFSSLTTPDNERLLDWLTSEVARLGIEVRLDTEATTETVRALAPDHVVVATGAVRPRPAIPGGDLPHVHTGDTLRNLVLGSAGATDGSRLLRTMGRLGKLSGITKSPEAIRRLTKTFLPLGKDVVVIGGSLVGLELAEWLAERGRNVTLIEPGKALGLPMAMPRRWTAVRRAGELGVVVHREASVSRITADRVEFTVGDQQLSAAADVVIHADGTTSGAPLADELRSGGWSVDVVGDASQVDYIEGAIHSAWEVAAKV, encoded by the coding sequence GTGTCCAGGAAGACGAAGAGCGCCTCAAAGGCCCACCCCCACCTCCTCTCGGCCGGTCGCATCGGCGTGATGGAGCTGTCCAACCGCGTCGTGCTGCCCGCCATGGACATGAACGTCTGCGTCGACGGCGAGATCGAGCAGGCCGACATCGACCACTACGTGGCCCGAGCCGCGGGTGGGACCGGCCTGATCATCACCGGGGCCAGTGCCGTCGCGTACCCGGTCGGCGCCACGAGCACCAAGGAGCCGGGCCTGTCCGACGACAGGTTCCTGCCGGGGCTGACCGCGCTCGCCGAGGCGGTGCACGCCGCCGGGAGCAAGCTGTGCGTGCAGAGCACCCACCACGGCAAGGTCGCCCGCATCGACACCCTCAACGGCCGCCCGCTGCTGGTGCCCTCGGAGCCCGACTACGCCGTCGACATGGGTGCCCTCGCCGACAACACGATCGAGGAGCTCACCAAGATGGGCTCGGTGACCGCCGGCCGGAAGCCCACCTTCCACACCGCGACCGCCGATGACATCAGCTGGTTGGTGGAGACCTGGGTCGATGCCGCGGACCGGGTGATGCGCTCGGGTGCCGACGCGATCGAGATCCACTGCGCCCACGGCTACATCCTCGGCGCGTTCCTCAACCAGCGGGACAACCGTCGCACCGACGAGTACGGCGGCTCCCTGGAGAACCGCGCCAGGCTGGCCTGCGAGGTCATCGCGGCGGTGAAGGCAGCGGTCGGGGACCGGCTCGCCGTCATCGTGCGTGTCGCTGGCGCCGAGTTCGGTCAGGAGGGCGGCCTGACCAACGAGGAGTCCTGCGCCGCCTCCGCACTGTTCGAGAAGGCAGGTGCCGACGCGATCCACGTCACCGGCTGGGGTCGCAACCCCTTCGCCAACTTCACCGACGGCCCCTTGCCCAACCGGGTCGGCGCCTATGTCGACCTGGCCGCCGAGGTGAAGAAGCACGTGGGGATCCCGGTCATCACGGTCGGCCGGGTGCTGCCGGACGTGGGGGAGCAGGCCATCGCCGAGGGACGCGCCGACTTCGTGGCGATGGGGCGCCAGCTGCTCGCCGACCCGGACCTGGTCAACAAGCTTGCGGCGGGGGCTCCGGAACAGGTGCGCCCGTGCATCAACTGCTATGTCTGCGTTCAGGAGAACTTCTGGGACGACACACCCCTGTGTGCCGTCAACCCCGCGCTGGGCGTCTCGCCACCGCTGGTGCCTGAGCCGGCAGAGGCCAAGAAGCACGTGCTGGTGGTCGGCGCCGGCCCCGGTGGGCTCGAGACCGCCCGGGTGCTCACCGAGCGCGGGCACCGAGTGACGGTGATCGACAAGTCCGACCGGCTCGGCGGGACGCTGTGGTTCTCCAGCCTCACCACGCCCGACAACGAGAGGCTGCTCGACTGGCTGACGTCGGAGGTCGCCCGGTTGGGCATCGAGGTGCGCCTCGACACCGAGGCCACCACGGAGACCGTTCGCGCGCTGGCGCCCGACCACGTCGTGGTGGCCACAGGAGCGGTCCGGCCCCGCCCCGCCATTCCCGGTGGCGACCTGCCGCACGTGCACACGGGTGACACGCTGCGCAACCTCGTCCTGGGCAGCGCCGGGGCCACCGACGGGTCGCGTCTGCTCCGCACGATGGGCAGGCTCGGCAAGCTGTCGGGGATCACCAAGAGCCCCGAAGCGATCCGGCGGCTGACGAAGACGTTCCTGCCGCTGGGCAAGGACGTGGTCGTCATCGGTGGGTCGCTGGTCGGTCTGGAGCTCGCCGAGTGGTTGGCCGAGCGTGGCCGCAACGTCACCCTGATCGAGCCGGGCAAGGCGCTCGGCCTGCCGATGGCGATGCCACGGCGCTGGACCGCCGTACGCCGGGCTGGCGAGCTGGGCGTGGTCGTTCACCGGGAGGCGTCCGTCTCCCGGATCACCGCCGACCGGGTCGAGTTCACCGTCGGTGACCAACAGCTCAGCGCTGCGGCCGACGTGGTCATCCACGCCGACGGCACCACCTCGGGTGCGCCTTTGGCCGACGAGCTGCGGTCCGGTGGGTGGAGCGTGGACGTGGTCGGCGACGCGAGCCAGGTCGACTACATCGAGGGTGCCATCCACTCCGCGTGGGAGGTCGCTGCGAAGGTCTGA
- the dapC gene encoding succinyldiaminopimelate transaminase translates to MVEEARQRPLENPLSGRLPDFPWDKLTSFAARAREHVDGIVDLSVGTPIDPTPQVAQDALIAAADSPGYPVTIGKVETRQAIIDWMARTLGVTGVGLDGVLPVIGSKELIASLALHLGVSNGDLVVFPRLAYPTYEVGAAIVGARTLAADSLTAIGPSVPKILWINSPSNPTGKVLPVDHLRKVVDWCRQRGTILVSDECYIEMSWDADNPPISVLHPDVCGGSHEGIIAVHSLSKRSNLAGYRCAFIAGDPALVGELLAVRKNLGLQMPGPQQLAMIAALDDDAHVVDQHARYAARRAKLKEALERAGFRIDNSEASLYLWSTRGEDCWTTVESLAELGILVAPGSFYGSAGHEHVRVAFTATDERIDRAVERLATLG, encoded by the coding sequence GTGGTTGAGGAGGCGCGCCAGCGCCCTCTCGAGAACCCGTTGTCCGGGCGACTCCCCGACTTCCCGTGGGACAAGCTCACCTCCTTCGCCGCTCGCGCACGCGAGCACGTCGACGGTATCGTCGACCTCTCAGTCGGTACGCCGATCGACCCGACGCCGCAGGTCGCCCAGGACGCGCTGATCGCGGCGGCCGACAGCCCGGGCTACCCGGTGACCATCGGCAAGGTCGAGACCCGTCAGGCGATCATCGACTGGATGGCGCGCACCCTGGGTGTCACCGGCGTCGGTCTCGACGGGGTGCTGCCGGTGATCGGCTCCAAGGAGCTGATCGCCAGCCTGGCCCTGCACCTGGGCGTCTCCAACGGAGACCTCGTCGTCTTCCCCCGACTGGCCTACCCCACCTACGAGGTGGGGGCTGCCATCGTCGGCGCACGCACCCTCGCCGCGGACTCCTTGACGGCGATCGGGCCGTCGGTCCCGAAGATCCTCTGGATCAACTCGCCGTCCAACCCGACCGGCAAGGTGCTGCCCGTCGACCACCTGAGGAAGGTGGTCGACTGGTGTCGCCAGCGCGGCACGATCCTGGTCTCCGACGAGTGCTACATCGAGATGTCCTGGGACGCCGACAACCCGCCGATCTCCGTGCTGCACCCCGATGTCTGCGGCGGCAGCCACGAAGGCATCATCGCGGTGCACTCGCTCTCCAAGCGCTCCAACCTGGCCGGGTACCGCTGCGCCTTCATCGCCGGTGACCCGGCGCTGGTCGGTGAGCTGCTCGCGGTGCGCAAGAACCTCGGACTGCAGATGCCCGGCCCGCAGCAGCTGGCGATGATCGCGGCGCTCGACGACGACGCGCACGTGGTCGACCAGCACGCGCGCTATGCGGCGAGGCGGGCCAAGCTCAAGGAGGCCCTCGAGCGGGCCGGCTTCCGCATCGACAACTCCGAGGCGTCGCTCTATCTCTGGTCGACCCGTGGCGAGGACTGCTGGACGACCGTCGAGTCGTTGGCCGAGCTCGGCATCCTGGTCGCCCCCGGCTCGTTCTACGGCAGCGCCGGTCACGAACACGTGCGGGTGGCGTTCACCGCCACCGACGAGCGCATCGACCGCGCCGTGGAACGCTTGGCCACCCTGGGCTGA